One genomic segment of Photobacterium sp. DA100 includes these proteins:
- a CDS encoding 1,4-dihydroxy-2-naphthoate polyprenyltransferase, which yields MKSSSLTVWLDAARPKTLPLAIASIVCGSAVAGWQGSFSAVIAGLALLTALLLQILSNLANDYGDAVKGTDNDQRLGPQRAIQSGLVTPGAMRKAMILNIVLTAISGLSLIFIATNNLQDMVGFMLLGLMAIVASIAYTVGNKPYGYRGLGDLSVLMFFGWLGVAGTYYLQAGQIDSIIMLPATACGLLAVGVLNINNLRDIDNDRECGKLTLAVRMGPEWGRKYHLFLLVGSVLCLALFALLELHSPFGWLFILSAPLLFKHGKQVLQSADGAALRPMMATMVKCALLTNLLFAAGVVLAAA from the coding sequence ATGAAATCATCTTCTCTCACAGTTTGGCTCGATGCGGCAAGGCCGAAGACCCTGCCCCTGGCCATCGCCTCAATTGTTTGTGGTAGTGCAGTAGCAGGATGGCAAGGAAGTTTCTCCGCAGTCATAGCAGGCCTGGCCCTGTTGACCGCTCTGTTATTGCAAATTCTCTCCAACCTGGCCAATGACTACGGTGACGCGGTAAAAGGCACGGATAACGACCAGCGATTGGGGCCGCAGCGCGCTATCCAATCTGGCCTGGTCACCCCTGGAGCCATGCGCAAGGCGATGATCCTCAATATTGTCCTGACGGCAATCAGCGGCCTGAGCCTGATCTTCATCGCGACCAACAACCTGCAGGATATGGTTGGTTTCATGCTGCTCGGCCTGATGGCGATTGTCGCCTCAATCGCCTACACCGTTGGCAATAAGCCCTACGGCTACCGTGGCTTGGGCGATCTTTCGGTATTAATGTTCTTCGGTTGGCTGGGTGTCGCAGGAACCTATTACCTGCAGGCCGGACAGATTGATTCGATCATTATGCTGCCGGCAACGGCCTGTGGCCTGCTGGCCGTGGGCGTGCTCAATATCAACAACCTGCGCGATATCGACAACGATCGCGAGTGCGGAAAACTGACTCTGGCCGTTCGCATGGGGCCGGAATGGGGCCGCAAATACCACCTTTTCTTGCTGGTTGGCAGCGTGCTGTGTCTGGCACTGTTTGCCTTGCTGGAGCTGCATTCGCCGTTCGGCTGGCTGTTTATCCTCAGTGCCCCGCTGCTGTTCAAGCACGGCAAACAGGTACTGCAATCGGCTGACGGTGCGGCCCTGCGCCCGATGATGGCGACCATGGTCAAATGCGCTTTGCTGACCAACTTGCTGTTCGCCGCGGGGGTGGTGCTGGCTGCCGCCTAA
- the hslU gene encoding HslU--HslV peptidase ATPase subunit, translating to MSEMTPREIVHELDRHIIGQDKAKRAVAIALRNRWRRMQLPEELRVEVTPKNILMIGPTGVGKTEIARRLAKLANAPFIKVEATKFTEVGYVGKEVETIIRDLTDVAVKMTHQQAMEKVRFRAEELAEDRILDILLPPARDAWGQNEEADNNSSARQSFRKKLREGKLDDKEIEIDVAAPQMGVEIMAPPGMEEMTNQLQGMFQNLAGNTTKKRKMKIKDAMKAATEEEAAKLVNQEELKEQAIFAVENNGIVFLDEIDKICKRGDTSGPDVSREGVQRDLLPLVEGSTVSTKHGMVRTDHILFVASGAFQVAKPSDLIPELQGRLPIRVELEALTSNDFKRILTEPNASLTEQYKALMATESVDIEFAESGINKLAEAAWQVNERTENIGARRLHTVMERLMEELSYDASEKSGDKIVIDDTYVTSRLGELVEDEDLSRFIL from the coding sequence ATGTCTGAAATGACTCCTCGCGAAATCGTCCATGAGCTTGACCGCCACATTATCGGTCAGGACAAAGCCAAGCGTGCAGTGGCCATTGCCCTGCGTAACCGCTGGCGCCGCATGCAGCTACCTGAAGAGCTGCGTGTCGAAGTCACCCCGAAGAATATTCTGATGATCGGCCCAACCGGTGTCGGTAAAACCGAAATCGCCCGTCGCCTGGCCAAACTGGCCAACGCACCGTTCATCAAGGTCGAAGCCACCAAGTTCACCGAAGTAGGCTACGTGGGTAAAGAAGTCGAAACCATCATTCGCGATCTGACGGATGTCGCAGTGAAGATGACCCACCAGCAGGCGATGGAAAAAGTGCGCTTCCGCGCCGAAGAACTGGCCGAAGACCGTATCCTGGATATCCTGCTGCCGCCGGCACGCGATGCCTGGGGCCAGAACGAAGAAGCCGACAACAACTCTTCGGCCCGCCAGTCATTCCGCAAAAAGCTGCGTGAAGGCAAGCTGGATGACAAGGAAATCGAAATTGATGTTGCCGCCCCGCAAATGGGTGTCGAGATCATGGCGCCTCCAGGCATGGAAGAGATGACCAACCAGCTTCAGGGCATGTTCCAGAACCTGGCTGGCAACACCACCAAGAAGCGCAAGATGAAGATCAAGGACGCGATGAAAGCCGCGACCGAAGAAGAAGCCGCCAAGCTGGTTAACCAGGAAGAGCTCAAAGAGCAGGCGATCTTCGCGGTCGAGAACAACGGTATTGTGTTCCTCGATGAAATCGACAAGATCTGTAAGCGTGGCGACACCTCCGGCCCGGACGTGTCGCGCGAAGGTGTACAGCGTGATCTGCTGCCGCTGGTTGAAGGCAGCACGGTATCGACCAAGCACGGCATGGTGCGTACCGACCACATCCTGTTCGTGGCCTCAGGTGCTTTCCAGGTGGCCAAGCCATCCGACCTGATCCCTGAGCTGCAGGGCCGTCTGCCGATCCGTGTAGAGCTGGAAGCCCTGACCAGCAACGACTTCAAGCGCATCCTGACCGAGCCGAATGCGTCTCTGACCGAGCAGTACAAAGCCCTGATGGCAACCGAGTCGGTGGACATCGAGTTTGCCGAGAGCGGGATCAACAAGCTGGCCGAAGCGGCATGGCAGGTGAACGAACGTACCGAGAATATCGGTGCCCGTCGCCTGCACACGGTGATGGAACGTCTGATGGAAGAGCTGTCTTACGACGCTTCTGAGAAATCCGGCGACAAGATTGTGATCGACGATACCTACGTGACATCACGTCTGGGCGAGCTGGTCGAAGACGAAGATCTCAGCCGCTTCATCCTGTGA
- the hslV gene encoding ATP-dependent protease subunit HslV, protein MTTIVSVRRNGKVVIAGDGQVSLGNTVMKGNARKVRRLYNNKVLAGFAGGTADAFTLFERFERKLEMHQGHLLKAAVELAKDWRTDRMLRKLEALLAVADETGSLIITGNGDVVQPENDLIAIGSGGNFAQAAATALLENTDLSAREIAEKSLKIAGDICVFTNHFHTIEELEEK, encoded by the coding sequence GTGACAACTATCGTATCTGTTCGTCGAAACGGTAAAGTCGTTATCGCTGGTGATGGCCAGGTGTCCCTGGGCAACACCGTTATGAAAGGTAACGCCCGCAAAGTACGCCGTCTATACAACAACAAAGTGCTGGCTGGCTTTGCCGGCGGTACAGCGGACGCCTTCACCCTATTCGAACGTTTCGAGCGCAAGCTGGAAATGCACCAAGGCCACCTGCTAAAAGCCGCAGTGGAACTGGCAAAAGACTGGCGTACCGACCGTATGCTACGCAAACTGGAAGCCCTGCTGGCCGTCGCCGACGAGACCGGCTCGCTGATCATCACAGGTAACGGTGATGTGGTTCAGCCTGAAAACGACCTGATCGCCATTGGCTCAGGCGGCAACTTCGCCCAGGCCGCAGCAACAGCCCTGCTGGAGAATACCGATCTCAGCGCCCGTGAAATCGCCGAGAAATCACTGAAAATTGCCGGTGATATCTGCGTCTTCACCAACCACTTCCACACCATTGAAGAGCTTGAAGAGAAATAA
- a CDS encoding SPOR domain-containing protein, with amino-acid sequence MATKDYVKRGRAAAKKPRGNRNQAPSNGFPFKWAAVALCLVGALGYGLYFLSANPAPPSQPQTSPPATSPPATKPEPAKPVKPQPVTTPKATKPLPPKPEEKWRYIEELENKEVQVEAKKEQAPTRPYLMQCGAYRSESQAEERKAMIAFQGLTSQVKVSQGEKGNWYRVVLGPYPQKRKAESDRNQLRRAGIEPCAIWFWE; translated from the coding sequence GTGGCTACCAAAGATTACGTCAAACGCGGCCGAGCCGCCGCCAAGAAACCCCGTGGCAACCGCAATCAAGCCCCTAGCAATGGTTTCCCGTTCAAATGGGCCGCAGTCGCCCTGTGCTTGGTCGGAGCCCTGGGCTATGGACTGTATTTCCTGTCCGCCAACCCGGCGCCCCCATCCCAGCCGCAAACCAGCCCACCGGCAACCAGCCCACCGGCAACCAAACCCGAGCCGGCCAAACCGGTCAAACCGCAGCCGGTGACCACGCCAAAGGCGACCAAGCCGCTACCGCCGAAGCCGGAGGAGAAGTGGCGTTACATCGAAGAGCTGGAGAACAAGGAAGTCCAGGTTGAAGCCAAGAAAGAGCAGGCCCCTACCCGCCCGTACTTGATGCAATGCGGCGCCTACCGCAGCGAGAGCCAGGCCGAAGAGCGCAAGGCGATGATTGCCTTCCAGGGGTTGACCAGCCAAGTCAAGGTTAGCCAGGGCGAAAAAGGCAACTGGTACCGGGTGGTGCTCGGTCCATACCCGCAAAAACGCAAGGCCGAGAGTGATCGCAACCAGCTGCGCCGGGCCGGTATCGAGCCGTGTGCGATCTGGTTCTGGGAGTAG